The DNA sequence CGACATTAGGCCTGCACCCACGCAAGCTTGTCGCCCGGCTTCACATACAGGTCGTGCGGCGCATTCGCCGCCAGAAGCACATGACGCGGGCTGACGCCGGCGTTCGGCGCAGATGCGTGTGACACATAGATATCGACGGTGTTGGTGACGCGGAGAACCGGAACAAGGCCATCCTTGTCCGTCGCGCGGCTCGTGGTGGGGGTGTTGGCGGCGGGTTCTTCGGACCACTGCGGATCCTTGAAGAGAGGCTGCTTGTCCTTGGCATTGCCGTCGCCACCAGCATAACCACAGATTACATGCACTTGCGGGAGAGCCATTCGCTATATCCTTTTGCGAAGGGCACTCATGCGCCTGTTGATCAGCGCAATATACCGGATTTTTTGGAGTTCTCTAGCCCTTCCCTTGCGCTGCGATCTTTTGCCATGCATTCTTGAGGAATGGTTTCGATAACTGCGGGGAATGGTATGAGCGTTAGGCCAAAACCTGTTGCCGTTTGTGAAACTTGCGGCCACATTAGCTACAGGGCTGAATCTATCAATGAGCGCTGCGGGCGGTCATACGACAGAAAGCGTTGCTCAGGGGCGATGGGAAGCCGTCTCAATACAGATGATTGGGTTACCTGCGGGCAGTGCGTGGGAACGGGTAAGGTAGATGATGAAAGCTGCGGATATTGTCTGGGCGTTGGATGGCTGTCTAACCGCCGCTAGCCCCGGCCATCACCGTGCGCCCGCCGTTCGGTACAAAAAGTTGGCGGCAGCGATAACCACCCTGTAGAACTTCTTTTTCATGACACCCTCAAAACTGATCCATTGCCGCCTGCCGGCGGGTCAGCGCCGGTAAGCTCTCGTCGTCGCGCTTCTGGATCGTGATTGGCCCCAGCGGCGTCTCGAAACCGAGGCGCACGCTGCGCCCCGATCGTTCTTCGACGTGAATCGTACCCACGCCCTCGATTTTCACGGTATCACCAACCTTGACGACAAGTCTCAGCATCGCCGCTCCTATTCAGCCAGGTAGCGGTCGCGCTTCTCATCACTGAGCTTCGCGAGTTCCTGCTCGTATTTCTCCACGTCGCTGTTGGCGAGACGATCCAAATAGGCGAATTCGCCGCCGTCAACGTCGTCATTTGCATCAGCGGCAGGCACAGTGCCGAGCGTCGGCACAACCTCGCGGGCCGCAGCGGTGGTTTTACCCGCGTTCGGCTTAGCCTGGGCATTTGGCCTCACGCCATAAGCCTTGGTGACTTGGGCGGTAAGGTTCTCGTGCGCCCGCTCGAGGATCGCCGGGTTAAGCGGGTTCTGAGACTGCACCTGCAGCTTCTTCACCTCGGCTTCCAGCATGGCATGCAAGATGCTGCCCTTCTCGTATTCGGTATGCTTGGCGAGAAAATCAGGAACGGTAACATCGAAATAGTGCTGCACAGCGTTGGTCTTGCCGATGTTGGCCGCCATGCGCTGCTCTTTGAACACGTCGAGCTGCGCGTCGATTTTGCGGATTTCGGCGCGATACTCAGGGCCGGTCAGCTCACCATCGTCCCATTTGGTGTCCAGCTCGTCCTTTTGCTTCTCGAGTGCCTCGATCTGCTCCGGTATCTTCGGGTCGAGGACCCAAGAGGGGCGTTTGTCGCCCTCGAGAGGCTTTGCCTCGGCGGCAGCGGAAGCCGCTGCCTTATCGTCCCCACCACCTGCCGCTGCCTCCGCTGCGGCTGCGTCCGCTACCGCCTTGGCGTCGGCTTCCTGTTTGGCTTTTGCCTCGGCCTCGCCATCAGCATCGGCACCGGCCTCATCACCATCCTCTTCCTCGGCGGCATCGGGCTTATCTTTGCCTTCCTGATCCGCACCTTCGCCCGCTTTGTCATCAGCGGCAGCGCCAGCATCATCGCCGCCAGCGTCATCACCGTCCTCGAGGCCTTCATCCACGGTGTCATCGTCGAGCAGGCCCTCGCGCTCCTCCTCGGTCAACAATTCCAGTTCTGCGGCATTTGGCTTGCCTGCCATGATCGATACCTCTCGTCAGCCCAGGCCGATTGCCATGGGGTTCTGTTGCTGTTGGGGTTGCTGCTGGGCCATTTGGGCCGCCTGTACCTGTTGGGCCTGTGCCGCCGCGGCCACGGTCTCCTCGCCTTCGGTGCGCGAGACAAATCCGGATTCGTGCAGGATTACATCGGCGACGTCGGCGAGACCCGGCGCCATACCGGCCATGCCTGCTGCCTCGAGCGCGGATCTTTGGCTGCCGACATTGGCGGAGACTGTCCGCGCCTTCATGTCGGCGGCCTGTGCTTCGTTCTTTTCGGCTTCGGACAGCAACTTGCGGAGTTGAGCCATCGTCGTCTCGATGGCGAGCCGCTGCTGTTGCGCCGCGGCCTGCTCCTTGGCCTGATCCTCCGGCGATGGTGCCGTCTCGTCGGCGTCGGGGTCTTTCATGCCCGTGACCTGCCGGATGCGCTTCACGATTTCCTCGCGCTGCGGGATATCCATCGCCTCGACGACAAGGTCCATCAGGACAATGGCGATCTGCGGATTGACCGGGGCGAGCGTGGTGAGAAGTTCGAGCAAGGATTCGACCTGCGCCTGCCGCACCGATGCGCGCCAATCGTCCTCGTCGATGACATAGTCGGCCTTGGTGCGGACGATGCTGTTCTCGGGAAGCCCGTCGTTGACGGTGATATATTCCGGGCTGCCGCGCATGTTGGTGATGCGGAACTGCTTCTCCTCGGACATGAACTGCTCGATGTTCGCCAGTTCCTTCTCGCCCCTGATCTGCTGGGCTAGCCGGTAATTGTCGAACAGCTTGGCCGTGGCGAGCGCGCCCTGCTCTTGTCGCGCCTGAATTGCGATACCGGAAACAGCGTTGGTGCTGCGGCCAAGGTTTTCATCCGTGACGCCGCCGACCTGCTGCACCATCTGGATGTTGCGCGACATCAGCTCGAGGTGCCACTGCCCCAGTTCGCGATCGGTGTCCAGTTTGAGTTCGTAGCCGCGCTTCTTGACAATGATCGCGTCTGGATTGGCGGCCTCGTCGCGCAGTTCCTCAACATCGTCCACCGCGCCATCTTCCATGATGATCTTATTCGACGAGAGGATATGTAGGGCTTTGGCGGCGCGCTTATTGATATCGCTCTGGATGTCGCGGATGTTGCGTACCAAGCCGTAAGGCATGTTGTCGCGGTCGCGACGCTTGTTCCAGATCGGGGTGAAGGGGTAACGATTGTGCCGATACGGCGACGGCGAAAGCCACAGCATGCCGGCGGTGGTGAAGAGTGCGACATACATGCGCATCGTGGGGCGCTTGACCACTTCACCGTCGCCATCGTCCACCGCCTCCTGATGCCCCGGGCTGGCGGGGTCAAACAACTCCCCTGCGAACGTGCCGCCGCTGATCTTGTCCGCCGTCACCGGCATCTTGAACCACATTTCGATGATGCGGACGCGGCGGCGGCGATAGCCGGTAACGCGATCGGCGATGTAAGTGCCGTCGCCCCTTCCCTGACTTTCATTCTCGGGGCCGTCCATCGGCTCGTCGCCGTAGGAATCGATCATCGCGAAATTGTCACTGTCATCGACGCTGCGCTCGAGCATGCCCTTGCGCTTGGGGAACATGGCCTTTGCGACGTCCAGATCAACCCATTTCGTCCGGAACACATATCGGGCGTCGGTCAGATCGAGTTCAACCGAGGCACTGTCCCACAGCATGTTGCGCCACGATTCGTAGCGGCTGAACAGCGGCTCTCCCTCGTCGTCGCCCTGATAACCGTCCTCGATCCAGCCCAGGCCGACCTTGGCAGCATCTTCGAAGGCGCGGCTGACGTGGAACTTAGTCTTGTTCACGTCGGCCAGGTATTTGAGCAGCTCGGATTTTCGCTGTGCCGGCTTGCCGTCCTCTTTCCGCCGCGGCAAGACCTTGAAATCAGTGCGGGAGCGCTTTTCGGTGCCAATGACCCAATCGACCGTCGTTGCGGTAACGTTGAACACAAGCGGAACCTGCCCACGGGCCTGCAACGTCGCGGCCTGCTCCTCGGTCCACTGGATGTTGTCGTAGAAATCGGCATCCACCGCCATGTCGCGGCGGTTTTCATACTGGCGGTCCAGCTCGAGGGTGTAGAAATTCAGCAGGCGATGATGAAGCGCGACGTGCTTGGCATTATCGAGGGAATTACCTCGCTGCGGACGGCTCAACGCAGGTGTGTCGGAAGGGATTGGCGAATTATATCGCGTCTTCCTGACAGAACCGTCATCCGCGGCGAGATCGAACATTCTATTCCCTTATTTCAGCTTCGATGGTGCGCCCGGTATCGGGATTGCGCATTGTGATCTCGGCTACGGTCTGCTGATCGGGATTTTGGTATGGGGGAATGGACAGGAGGTCGCCGAGATGGTCCTGAATGAACATCGCGAGACGAATGACTGTGCGCTTGTCGTGTGAAGCTAGGCCGAGAGTTTCTGCGAATTGGTGAGCTGTGTGCGCAGCTTGGATAGGGTCGCCGACTTCCTCAGACCAGATCCACGCCTTGTCAATCGTGACAACGCATGGCGTCAGCCTGTCGTCATATTCCCTATCCGCTGGAATAATCACCATACACGGCCGGAATCGCTGATCCAGCCGTAGCCAAGTGCCAATAGCTATAATGCCGGCGCGTTTGTAAGTCCAGACGCGCTTCGTCAGGTCAAGATCAGGTGTGTTCATGATGGGCCTCTTGATGGGTTAAAGGGTCATCGGGTCGCGCGACCTGCGCCGCGAGCTGGATGAAGACGATGATGAGACGTGGTAGCCGCACAGCCGGCGGACCTCTTCGCGGTACTGCGCCTTCTGGCGGATCGCGTCGGCACCGTGCTGGTGCCCGTTTTTCTTCGGCAGGTCGGACCAAACACCCATGTTCGTGTTCCAAGACTTCCGGTAGTTATCGAGATGCAGGATGCCCTTGGCGCAGTTCTGCTCGTCGATCAGGTAATTGACGAAATCATCCTTGAGCGCCGGGATGCCAATCGCCATCAGGTCCGGCGTGACCGGCACGATGTGGACGTTCCGAAGGCCCAGCCCTTCCAGCATCTCCTTCGGCGTCTCGATGACGACGCGGCCGGGGCGGCGATGGTCGCCGTCGTGGGGCAGGAAGTGATGGCCCCAAACGTAGCCAAACTTGTTCATCTCGGCGATGACGTAGCTGTAGGCCTCGCTGCTGCACTCGAAATAGTTTATGAAGTGGTCCATCAGGCCGACGGACTGGTGGAACCAGATCGCGATATCATCATCAACGCCAAGGTCCCAAAACGTGTTGACCGGGATTTCTGGCCGGTACGGAACACGGGTGATGCGGCCTTGGCTGCGCGCGATGGTCATCTGCTTGGCGAGGATGACGCCCTCAGTGGAAACTTTGAACGCTTCATCGACGGTTGAAGGGTACTCCTGCCACATCATCTCGTCTTCGTCGGAATAGTCGTTCAGACGGGTGGCGACGTACCAGGCGCGCTTGCGGAGAGAGATGGGGCGGCCGATCTCGCGCTCCAGCTCGTCGAAATATTTATCATCTTTCGGAGTGATGATGACGTCGTCGGGGCTATCGAGCTCGTACTCATCCGCGTCCCACCAAGAGGCGAAATGCAGCCTGTATTGCAACCGCGTCAGCTTCTTCTTCGCTTCCGCGTTGGCTTTCGCCTCCATCACCATTTTGTAGTAGTGGCCGTCGCGTCCCTTGGCAGTGCTTTCGATGAACACGATGCCTTGTCCGGCAGCGGCTAGAGCACCGGTGACGATCTTGTTGGCCTTCAGCGGAGATTCGAAACAAATGATGCCGAACTCGGAGACGTGGAGCCAGTTCAGCGTGTCACCGCGGGCCGAGGTGGAAACCTGAATCGAGGACCCGTTTGTGAAAATCTTCTCTTCCGTGTTGTCGACAACGATGCCGACCTCATTTCGAATAAACTCCGGTAGCCGGTTGTACGCAAACTCGACCTTGTTGCGCATGATCTTGATGGCGGTGAACTGGTCCTGCGCGATAATCGCGGCACGCTGGTTCGGATTGAACAGACAGGCGTCGAGGATCAAGAGCTGAATGACGGTGGAGAAGCCGCGTTGGCGAGCCTTCGGCACGATGTTCCTGTGCCATATCCGTTTTAGGAATTTCTCCTGCGCCTCGTTGGGTTGGAAAAGCACCGTCTGATTGTGCTTGTCGAGAATGTAATAGAGGTTTCGAAGCCGCCACTGAGCGTCCTTGAGCTTTTCAAGAAACTGTTCCTCAGTCATGCCGCGGAGATGCTCATACATTATGCGTCTTCGCCCTCGCTGCCCTCGTCATCGTCGGTGGGCCTGATCGCGTTGGTCGCATCATCGTCGGGAGCATCATCGACAGGAGTGAAAGTGCTGGGACCCAGCTGCGAGAAGAACTTCCCAAGGGGGCTATCCTTCTCCACATCGTGTTTCAGGTTCTTGGTGTCGCGCCAGTCGGTGCCCTTGCGGTTCTTGAGCCAGAAGATTGCGGCGGTGGTATCTGGCGGGACATGCTCCATCGTCTCGATGCGCTGCACCACGCCGCCGGCGGTTACAATCTTCTCGCTGTCGAAGGTGTAACCCGTGGCGCGGCGGAACAGGCTCTGCTCAACGATGGTGTCCGCTTCCTCCTTGCCGACCTCGAGCGCTTCCGCAAACTCGGGGTGCTCGATCTTCCAGCGGTGAAGGGTCCGGATGTTGCAGCCCAGCGCGTTGGCGATGTCCATGTCGATCGCGCCGAGCTTGGCCATGGCCTTGGCGATATCGACGAACTTGTCATCCCAAATCGAGGGGCGGCCGACGCCGCGAGGGTCGCGGTAAAACGCCTTGTCGAACGCGGGATGCTCTTCGCGCCACCAAGCCATCTCCTCCATGTCGCAGCCCAGCGCTTCCGCGATTTCCTCATCGCTGGCGCCATACTCGACGAGCTTCTTGGCCGTGGCGACAAACCGCTCGTCCCAAGCCGCGCCGTGCTCGACCTCTGGCGTCACGGCCTCGGCGGGGTTCGGTTTCTTCCTGCTGGTTTTCTTCGGCTTCGGGGCGTCAACGCCACCCTTCACGGCCTTGCGAGGCGGGCGCGTCATCGGCCACCTCCCCGCCTTGCCCTGCCAGCGGCAAGCGCTGCGACGGCACCGGAGCCGGTTCGACGATCAAGGCTGTCGATGAGACGATTGGGAGCCACCGGACGATGAGGTGGATCGGCAGAGGCCCAGCGGTCCACCACCTCGCTCGATACCTGCCTATCCTCATCTACCGTAGAGTTATTATTATTATCTTTGGATATGGTATTTGGTATTGCAGCGCATTTGTTCAGCAATTGCTTCACGGAATTGTTGATTTTATTGCTTTTTTCGCCTTCTTCTGGCGATTTACGTTTCCGTTTCGATCCGTTTTCAGCTCGTTTTCGCGAGATTTCTATCGCTTTTTCTATCTCTTTCTCGGCGCGGTGATTACTGATTTTGCCGTCGCGAGTGAGGTAAATCTTGCGCAGCTCGAGCAGCTCGGCGAGCAAAACCTTGGCCTTTCTCAACGAGCAATTCCACTCTCCGGCAAGCCACCGCTCGTTGTATTCGATCGGGCCACCCTCATCGTAGATCAGGTCAAGAATGGTCGTGTACGCGCCGCGCTGCTCGAGCGTGAGCTTGCGATAGCCCACCAGCGCATCCTCGTGGTACCGGCAATGGAAAGACATACCGCGACGGCTCATGCGGTCACTCCTGACGTGGGGACGTGCCGCCACGATGCATTGTTGATGATGGAAGAAATTGTGGATTGGGAGACGCCGAACCTCTCCGCGAGGCTCTTTTGCGTCACGGAAGATGCCAGACGCCGGATCTTGGAGATGTCGCGCTCATGCAGCTTTGAATTAGCGTGCTGGCTTCCCGGCCGATTGTTCCCGTGCCGTCTCCTGTCGTCGGCGTTGTCCTGCGGGGTTCCCCAATAAATGTTGTCGACGTCGCATTCGGTTCTGATGCCGTTTCCATGACACGCCAGTGCACCTGGCGGGCGCGGGCCGAGAAACGTGTCGGCGATGATGGCATGGACCATTTTCTGAGTACGAACTGATCCGCGATAAAGCGATACGGAGGGGTATCCCTTCGTGAAGCTTCGCCTCAGTATCTTTCCCCGTAGCCTCTTGGTGTGCGCTGGCTGGCGCTCAGACGCGGCAAATGTGACGATCCTATCAAGACTGCGGATGCGGCCATGTGTTGAGGCCTCGTAACTGTCCTCGAAGCCGGGGATTGGCTTCCACGCTTCGGGCGCGATGGTACGGCGGCTCATGCTGTCGTTCCTTCAAATGGCAGAGAAAGCGGCTCCTGCGCCGGCTGGGAGGCGGCGGCGGGCTGATCGGGGTAAATGGGTGCATCGGCCTCGGCGAAGGCGCGCTGGCGCAGCTGGCGGCACACAGCGTGCGTCACTTCCTTGCCGGAGAGGTTCCAAGCCAGGTCGCGGATCATCACGGCCCGTGTTGATCGCTGAGAGCAGGAGATGAGGTGACGTCGGCACTCAGCTTGCAGCTCGGCGGCCCACAGCATCTCGAGCATCGACGTGGCGCGGGGTATGCGCTGGTGCAGCTCGTGACGATCAAAGAACCAACGATCACCGTCGCACTGTGGGAGACCTGATGGATGCGGGACATGCTCAGGCTTCGGATAACGCCACACCTTTTCCCGCCCAAGCCATTTGCCGAAGAAAAGCGGATGGTTGAGGCTACGCTGTGACGGCATGTCATCGCGCCAGTACGTTTCGCGGTAATCGGCGAAATGCTTCTCGTGGGCCGCAACGATGACGAAGTGGGCGACCTCATTGAACGCCTTCCACTGTTCCTCGAGCCGTTTCAGCACGTCTTTACGGGACTTGATCTCCACCGCCACGATATGCTCGGTACCGACCGCGGCGACGTCGATCCGGTTCGTCCCCTGCCCTGCGACGTTCAGCTCGTGCACGATGCGGGCACCGGGCATTAGCTGGCGGAGGCGGCACACGACGGCGTTGCGGATTTCCTGTTCGTCGAAAGAGCGCGTCATGACTTGCTCTCCAAGTATTGCTCGAGAGCGAGCGACAGGCTTTCCAGCGCGGCGTTATAGCCCTCGCGATAGCCTTCCGGCTTCGTGTCGAACACGTTGTCAGATTTGAAAAGCTCGGGCGTGATGGTCCATTCCTTGGCGCACCACGCGGCGAACTGCTCCATTTCGTTCTGCATCAGATCGGCAACGACCTGTTGGAGCTTGCTTGTCATGGCTGCCCCCTGCTGACCTGCTGGGCCCACACGACGGCGTCATCGACGCTGTGAAGCGTGACGACAGCCGATCCTCGCCAGGCATC is a window from the Agrobacterium tumefaciens genome containing:
- a CDS encoding NUMOD4 domain-containing protein; amino-acid sequence: MSRRTIAPEAWKPIPGFEDSYEASTHGRIRSLDRIVTFAASERQPAHTKRLRGKILRRSFTKGYPSVSLYRGSVRTQKMVHAIIADTFLGPRPPGALACHGNGIRTECDVDNIYWGTPQDNADDRRRHGNNRPGSQHANSKLHERDISKIRRLASSVTQKSLAERFGVSQSTISSIINNASWRHVPTSGVTA
- a CDS encoding DUF1376 domain-containing protein → MSRRGMSFHCRYHEDALVGYRKLTLEQRGAYTTILDLIYDEGGPIEYNERWLAGEWNCSLRKAKVLLAELLELRKIYLTRDGKISNHRAEKEIEKAIEISRKRAENGSKRKRKSPEEGEKSNKINNSVKQLLNKCAAIPNTISKDNNNNSTVDEDRQVSSEVVDRWASADPPHRPVAPNRLIDSLDRRTGSGAVAALAAGRARRGGGR